A part of Desulfobacter sp. genomic DNA contains:
- a CDS encoding RnfABCDGE type electron transport complex subunit B — protein MLTSVIIPILIVGGLGAGIAIFLGIADKKLAVPADPLVEAVAAVLPMGNCGNCGFAGCSQFAEKVVHDPMVSPSLCTPGGAECAEQVARITGKDPGTVEVKKAAARCSGCTDINCTAKYIYTGVNDCEAAARMFAGEKSCEYGCLGLGNCERACPFDAIAMDDNRLPVVDVEKCTGCGACTTACPRNIIQIVPSLAPSIVKCMNRDKGGATKKICENGCMGCKICERSCPHGAMKVVNNLCEIDYEKCQRCAEPVCLVIQCKPHAISPNYGVKIPDIEPPAPRKKAKARTRL, from the coding sequence ATGCTTACAAGTGTCATCATTCCCATCCTTATCGTGGGCGGCCTGGGCGCCGGTATCGCCATATTCCTGGGCATTGCCGACAAAAAGCTGGCCGTACCGGCCGATCCCCTTGTTGAGGCGGTGGCTGCCGTTCTTCCCATGGGCAACTGCGGCAACTGCGGTTTTGCCGGCTGCAGCCAGTTCGCGGAAAAAGTGGTCCATGACCCCATGGTCTCCCCCTCCCTCTGCACCCCCGGGGGAGCGGAGTGTGCCGAGCAGGTCGCCCGGATCACCGGAAAAGACCCCGGCACCGTTGAAGTCAAAAAAGCGGCGGCCCGTTGCAGCGGATGCACGGACATCAACTGCACGGCCAAATATATTTATACGGGAGTAAACGACTGCGAGGCCGCCGCCCGGATGTTTGCCGGGGAAAAGAGCTGTGAATACGGCTGCCTGGGATTGGGCAACTGCGAACGGGCCTGCCCTTTTGATGCCATTGCCATGGATGACAACCGCCTGCCCGTGGTGGATGTTGAAAAATGCACCGGCTGCGGTGCCTGCACCACGGCCTGCCCCCGGAATATCATCCAGATCGTTCCCAGCCTTGCCCCCAGCATCGTCAAATGCATGAACAGGGACAAGGGCGGGGCCACCAAAAAAATCTGCGAAAACGGATGCATGGGCTGTAAAATATGTGAAAGGTCCTGCCCCCACGGCGCCATGAAGGTGGTGAACAACCTCTGTGAAATCGACTATGAAAAATGCCAGAGGTGTGCCGAACCGGTCTGCCTGGTGATCCAGTGCAAACCCCACGCCATCAGTCCCAACTACGGAGTTAAAATCCCCGATATTGAACCGCCGGCCCCCAGGAAAAAAGCCAAGGCCCGAACCAGGCTGTAA
- a CDS encoding response regulator codes for MLKTDRKKILVVDDEPENIWPLVEELEKEFEVICATSGEDALALAAAPPTPDLILLDIVMPGLDGYEILSTLKAEKKTRRIPVIFVTGKVRESEEIKGIELGAQDYITKPFSMPVVRARVRSVINLKKEEDRRLLLKAQLEGMNEMLQQQVEKKQRELEDARTALTNYEQKYRHLFKSSPAAAPDREIVLVVDDNPENIQILIENLESDYEIICTTSGQEALDVVFGGTMPDLILLDIMMPGMDGYEVCSRLKANADTWDLPVIFVTALGQDVDEAKGLNLGGVDFITKPFSIPVVQARVKAALRLKQEMNSRLILTRRLAELNRNLEERIQTKTQELEKAHEHLKESEKKYRYIYQNAVEGIFQTTPRGRLISASPAMAKMLEYESGEEMCRLVTDLATQLYHLPERRDRFIDEMNRTGEVKDFEVQMKTKTGEPVWCMISGKEIRDETGGVVCYQGFIVDISQRRTAELEVQRLRVHMQNIINGMPSVLVGIDLEGRVIHWNREAEKATGISVENARGHALASVFPELDREMERVAKAIVRCEIQRETKVLSYSGGQARYSDITVYPLVQERCEGAVIRVDDVTEQVRMEEMMIQSEKMLSLGGLAAGMAHEINNPLAAVVQSSQVVKNRLTPSLPKNEETAEKYGISMAGLQDYLTERKILEMLDAIGKSGNRATAIIENMLSFARKGEGAFSPADLAQLINNTLDLSKNDYDLKKNYDFRNIKIVREFDPDMPRVACEAGKIQQVLFNILRNGAQAMASLETAGGQDEAQFNIRLTRDGDMARIEIEDNGPGMAPEVQKSIFEPFFTTKGRGVGTGLGLSVSYFIITENHKGSIRVTSAPGRGANFIIRLPLVRED; via the coding sequence ATGTTGAAAACCGACCGGAAAAAAATTTTGGTGGTGGATGATGAGCCGGAAAACATTTGGCCCCTTGTGGAAGAATTGGAGAAGGAATTTGAGGTCATCTGTGCCACCAGCGGAGAGGATGCCCTGGCCCTGGCGGCAGCCCCGCCCACGCCGGACTTGATTCTGCTGGATATTGTCATGCCCGGACTGGACGGGTATGAAATTTTATCAACGCTTAAGGCCGAGAAAAAGACCCGGCGCATCCCCGTGATTTTTGTAACGGGAAAGGTCCGCGAATCCGAGGAAATTAAAGGCATTGAACTGGGGGCCCAGGATTATATCACCAAACCCTTCAGCATGCCGGTGGTCCGGGCCCGGGTCAGAAGTGTGATCAACCTCAAAAAAGAAGAAGACCGCAGGCTGCTGCTGAAGGCTCAGCTTGAGGGCATGAATGAAATGCTCCAGCAGCAGGTGGAGAAAAAACAGCGTGAGCTTGAGGATGCCAGAACCGCACTGACCAACTATGAACAAAAATACCGCCACCTCTTTAAAAGCTCACCAGCGGCCGCTCCGGACAGGGAAATCGTCCTGGTGGTGGACGATAATCCCGAAAATATCCAGATCCTCATTGAAAATCTGGAATCCGACTATGAGATCATCTGCACCACCAGCGGCCAGGAGGCCCTGGATGTGGTTTTCGGGGGAACCATGCCAGATTTGATCCTTCTGGATATCATGATGCCGGGGATGGACGGGTATGAGGTCTGCTCCCGGCTCAAGGCCAATGCAGATACCTGGGACCTGCCCGTTATTTTTGTCACGGCATTGGGGCAGGATGTGGACGAGGCCAAGGGGCTGAATCTCGGGGGGGTGGATTTTATTACCAAACCATTCAGCATACCCGTGGTCCAGGCCAGGGTCAAAGCAGCGTTGAGGCTGAAACAGGAGATGAACAGCCGCCTCATTCTCACCCGCAGGCTGGCGGAACTGAACAGAAATCTGGAAGAACGGATACAGACCAAAACCCAGGAGCTTGAAAAGGCCCATGAGCATCTCAAGGAGAGCGAAAAAAAATACCGGTATATCTACCAGAATGCCGTAGAGGGCATCTTCCAGACGACCCCCCGTGGGCGGCTGATCAGTGCCAGCCCGGCCATGGCCAAGATGCTGGAATATGAATCCGGGGAAGAGATGTGTCGCCTTGTGACGGACCTTGCCACCCAGCTCTATCACCTCCCCGAAAGGCGCGACCGGTTCATAGATGAGATGAACCGCACAGGAGAAGTAAAGGATTTTGAGGTCCAGATGAAGACCAAAACCGGCGAGCCGGTGTGGTGCATGATTTCCGGTAAGGAGATCAGGGATGAAACCGGGGGCGTGGTGTGCTACCAGGGCTTCATCGTGGATATTTCACAGCGCAGAACTGCCGAACTGGAAGTCCAGCGCCTCCGTGTCCATATGCAGAATATCATCAACGGAATGCCTTCGGTTCTGGTGGGGATCGACCTTGAGGGGCGGGTCATCCACTGGAACCGTGAAGCGGAAAAGGCCACGGGGATTTCCGTTGAAAATGCAAGGGGGCATGCACTGGCATCGGTATTTCCGGAGCTGGACCGGGAAATGGAACGGGTGGCCAAGGCCATTGTAAGATGCGAAATCCAGCGGGAGACAAAGGTATTGTCCTATTCCGGCGGCCAGGCACGGTATTCGGATATTACGGTATATCCTTTGGTCCAGGAACGGTGCGAGGGGGCGGTGATCCGGGTGGATGATGTCACCGAGCAGGTCCGCATGGAGGAGATGATGATCCAGTCCGAAAAGATGCTCTCCCTGGGCGGCCTTGCAGCGGGCATGGCCCATGAGATCAACAATCCGCTGGCCGCCGTTGTCCAGTCCAGCCAGGTGGTGAAAAACAGACTGACCCCTTCCCTTCCCAAAAATGAGGAAACAGCCGAAAAGTACGGCATATCCATGGCTGGCCTCCAGGACTATCTGACGGAAAGGAAAATCCTGGAGATGCTGGATGCCATCGGCAAATCCGGCAACCGGGCCACGGCCATCATCGAAAATATGCTCAGCTTCGCCCGGAAGGGGGAAGGGGCGTTTTCCCCCGCCGACCTGGCCCAATTGATCAACAATACCCTGGACCTGTCCAAAAACGACTATGACCTGAAAAAGAACTATGATTTCAGGAATATAAAGATCGTACGTGAATTTGATCCGGATATGCCCAGGGTGGCCTGCGAGGCCGGGAAAATCCAGCAGGTGCTCTTCAACATCCTCAGAAACGGGGCACAGGCCATGGCGTCGCTTGAAACCGCGGGCGGCCAGGATGAGGCCCAATTCAACATCCGCTTAACCCGCGACGGTGACATGGCCCGTATCGAGATTGAGGACAACGGTCCCGGCATGGCCCCCGAGGTGCAAAAAAGCATCTTCGAGCCTTTCTTCACAACCAAAGGCCGGGGGGTGGGCACCGGGCTGGGGCTGTCCGTATCCTATTTTATCATCACCGAAAACCATAAGGGGAGTATCCGGGTGACTTCCGCTCCGGGCCGGGGAGCCAACTTCATCATCCGCCTTCCCCTGGTACGGGAGGATTGA
- a CDS encoding GNAT family N-acetyltransferase, protein MDHLTPIRIVRFKTDYGQDVINLILSIQQDEFKLPITEADQPDLADIPNFYQADRGNFWVALDGQQVVGTIALLDIGDGQGALRKMFVRQDYRGGKTGTAKKLLAALVGWGRDQHIREIYLGTTPRFLAAHSFYEKNGFVEIGKQDLPITFPIMAVDKKFYKFELRK, encoded by the coding sequence ATGGATCACCTGACCCCCATACGGATCGTTCGCTTTAAAACGGACTATGGCCAGGACGTCATCAATCTCATCCTTTCCATCCAGCAGGACGAATTCAAACTCCCCATTACCGAGGCGGATCAGCCTGACCTGGCAGATATCCCCAATTTCTATCAGGCCGACAGGGGTAATTTCTGGGTGGCCCTTGATGGCCAGCAGGTGGTGGGGACAATTGCACTTCTGGATATCGGAGACGGACAGGGGGCACTGCGCAAGATGTTTGTCCGGCAGGATTACAGGGGAGGGAAAACAGGAACGGCAAAAAAACTGCTGGCGGCCCTGGTCGGGTGGGGGCGTGATCAGCATATCCGGGAGATCTACCTGGGCACTACGCCCAGGTTTCTTGCGGCCCACAGTTTTTATGAAAAAAACGGGTTCGTGGAAATCGGGAAACAGGACCTGCCTATAACCTTTCCGATAATGGCGGTTGATAAGAAATTTTATAAGTTTGAACTGCGCAAATAA
- a CDS encoding response regulator, giving the protein MGGIYFILAYNENRVLEQKADEMLAYLKGTLEIPLWNFSDQDVKQIAVTMTRNELVVGLEIRDLANKILYSSGSLSAPDRVGRTGAIYYQGEPVGQVRFAMGNLVYEKKRRQFLLIVMGITALILISIVFVTSSLIHRLLKRPLEGLNRIVESYARGVYHVDRLGIPYQEFKPFERVLIRMGRQITEQFDRLISAEEELRRANAELESRVHERTAKLEEQTTMLYKAKKTAESATQAKSDFLARMSHEIRTPMNAVIGLTNLALKTELDDTQKDYLVKIDEASRLLLRIINDILDFSKIEAGKLEIEHRAFFLHHIVDKMANMFRVKAAQKEIELYYIIDHNVPLALVGDSLRLGQILINLISNAVKFTRGGDVIIQVAPDPKAKGGNDTAGLIFSVKDTGDGIPQDKIDTLFKPFTQMDGSVTRKYGGTGLGLSICQRLIHLMGGRIWAQSREGEGACFFFTLSFQHQDNAKQVTLAAPPDIKGEKVLVVDDNETARYILEKILSGFGMSVTTASSAQEGMSALVAASGDAPFRLVLLDWKMPGTDGIEMAGSIRSHERLAENPPKIIMVTMYDQDMMHRENRALIDAFLLKPVSSSDLFNTIMEVFGNAASMVPRRRVRSEAAGIEGIEAIRGARILLVEDNVINQQVALASLTNEGMVVEVADNGKMAVEMVTASQSGENGLYDAVLMDIEMPVMDGHAAVKAIRSDARFADLPVIAMTAHALEGDREKCFGSGMNDYVSKPFDDKDLFAVLVKWIRPKAGARLPAPPRPEPGEEEFVEPAWTDIPETIDGIDLKSGLERIKGNSGLYRTMLIHFYERFANAGEEMKAYLAEGNREAARQLAHAVKGVSGNIGANALYSAARALNDCLAGDQGPGPDALRFYSALSTVTGALAGLEQAAPDTGAESPEDAHSGGELDINRARTCIETLKSLLEGRNSRARKSLPELKSALNDGRFSLLITRLERAVYRIDFKAALGVLKELEEKCDAEEKGKN; this is encoded by the coding sequence GTGGGGGGCATATATTTTATTCTGGCCTACAATGAAAACAGGGTCCTTGAGCAGAAGGCCGACGAAATGCTGGCCTACCTGAAAGGCACCCTTGAAATCCCCCTGTGGAATTTCAGTGACCAAGATGTGAAACAGATCGCCGTGACAATGACCCGGAACGAATTGGTGGTGGGCCTTGAGATAAGAGATCTGGCCAACAAGATTCTTTATTCCTCAGGGTCGCTGTCCGCCCCGGACCGGGTGGGCCGTACCGGTGCTATCTATTATCAGGGCGAGCCGGTGGGCCAGGTCAGATTTGCCATGGGCAACCTGGTATATGAGAAAAAACGCCGGCAGTTCCTGCTGATTGTGATGGGGATTACCGCCCTTATCCTCATATCCATTGTATTTGTCACCAGCAGCCTTATTCACCGCCTGCTGAAGCGGCCCCTTGAGGGCCTGAACCGGATTGTGGAATCCTATGCCAGGGGGGTCTACCATGTGGACCGCCTGGGGATTCCCTACCAGGAGTTTAAACCCTTTGAACGGGTGCTCATCAGGATGGGGCGGCAGATCACAGAACAGTTTGACCGCCTGATCAGTGCCGAGGAGGAGCTTCGCCGGGCAAATGCCGAGCTGGAGAGCCGGGTGCATGAACGGACGGCCAAGCTGGAAGAACAGACCACAATGCTCTACAAGGCCAAGAAAACCGCAGAAAGTGCCACCCAGGCGAAAAGCGATTTTCTGGCGAGGATGAGCCATGAAATCAGGACCCCCATGAATGCGGTCATCGGCCTGACCAACCTGGCGCTGAAAACCGAACTGGACGACACCCAGAAAGACTATCTGGTTAAAATTGACGAGGCGTCCAGGCTGCTGCTGAGGATCATCAACGATATTCTTGATTTTTCCAAGATCGAGGCGGGGAAACTGGAGATCGAACACCGTGCTTTTTTCCTCCACCACATTGTGGATAAAATGGCAAATATGTTCAGGGTGAAGGCGGCCCAAAAAGAGATTGAGCTCTATTATATCATCGACCACAATGTCCCCCTGGCACTGGTGGGCGATTCCCTTCGGCTGGGCCAGATCCTGATCAATCTGATTTCCAATGCCGTGAAATTCACCCGGGGCGGAGACGTCATCATCCAGGTGGCGCCGGATCCCAAGGCCAAGGGCGGCAATGATACGGCCGGTCTTATTTTTTCGGTAAAGGATACCGGGGACGGCATTCCCCAGGATAAAATAGATACCCTGTTTAAACCCTTTACCCAGATGGACGGCAGCGTGACCCGCAAATACGGTGGCACCGGGCTGGGGCTTTCCATCTGCCAGCGTCTGATCCACCTTATGGGCGGGCGGATCTGGGCCCAAAGCCGTGAGGGAGAAGGGGCCTGTTTTTTCTTTACCCTCAGCTTCCAGCACCAGGACAACGCAAAACAGGTGACCCTGGCCGCACCGCCGGATATAAAAGGTGAAAAGGTCCTGGTGGTGGATGACAATGAAACGGCCAGGTATATTCTTGAGAAAATTCTCAGCGGCTTTGGTATGTCCGTGACAACGGCGTCATCTGCCCAGGAGGGCATGTCGGCCCTTGTGGCGGCTTCCGGGGATGCCCCCTTCCGTCTTGTGCTGCTGGACTGGAAAATGCCGGGTACAGACGGCATAGAAATGGCAGGGTCCATACGAAGCCATGAACGGCTGGCCGAAAACCCGCCTAAAATTATCATGGTGACCATGTACGACCAGGACATGATGCACAGGGAGAACCGTGCCCTCATTGACGCATTTTTGCTAAAACCGGTGAGTTCCTCGGATTTGTTCAACACCATCATGGAAGTTTTCGGCAATGCCGCATCCATGGTGCCCCGGCGCAGGGTAAGGAGTGAGGCGGCCGGCATAGAGGGGATAGAAGCCATTCGCGGGGCCAGGATCCTTCTGGTGGAAGATAATGTGATCAACCAGCAGGTGGCCCTGGCAAGCCTGACAAATGAAGGCATGGTTGTCGAGGTGGCGGATAACGGCAAAATGGCGGTTGAGATGGTGACGGCCTCGCAATCGGGCGAAAACGGCCTCTACGATGCCGTGCTGATGGATATTGAAATGCCGGTGATGGACGGACACGCCGCTGTAAAAGCCATCCGCAGCGACGCCCGCTTTGCCGATCTTCCCGTGATTGCCATGACCGCCCACGCCCTGGAGGGGGACAGGGAAAAATGTTTCGGGTCCGGAATGAACGATTACGTATCCAAACCATTTGACGATAAGGATCTTTTTGCCGTTCTGGTCAAATGGATCCGGCCCAAAGCCGGGGCCCGCCTGCCCGCTCCCCCCCGGCCTGAACCCGGGGAAGAGGAATTTGTGGAGCCGGCCTGGACAGATATACCGGAAACCATTGACGGCATTGATCTGAAATCCGGCCTGGAACGGATAAAGGGCAATTCAGGCCTTTATCGAACCATGCTGATTCATTTTTATGAGCGGTTCGCCAATGCCGGGGAAGAGATGAAAGCATATCTGGCCGAGGGCAACCGGGAGGCGGCAAGGCAGCTTGCCCATGCCGTCAAAGGGGTGTCGGGAAATATCGGGGCAAATGCCTTGTATTCGGCGGCCAGGGCCTTGAATGACTGCCTTGCCGGTGATCAGGGCCCAGGGCCCGATGCCCTGCGGTTTTACAGCGCCCTTTCCACTGTTACCGGTGCGCTGGCAGGGCTGGAACAGGCCGCCCCGGACACAGGGGCGGAATCCCCGGAGGATGCCCATTCCGGCGGAGAACTGGATATTAATCGGGCCCGGACCTGTATCGAAACCTTGAAATCCCTGCTTGAGGGGCGCAATTCCCGGGCCAGGAAATCCTTGCCGGAACTGAAATCCGCCCTGAATGACGGGCGGTTCAGCCTTTTGATCACCCGGCTTGAAAGGGCCGTGTACCGGATTGATTTCAAGGCGGCCCTCGGGGTCCTCAAGGAGCTCGAAGAAAAATGTGACGCCGAAGAAAAGGGGAAAAACTGA